The segment TTTCATCCGGGGATTCAAAGAAGCATAAGGATCTTGGAAAATCATTTGCATTTTGCGATTGAATTTTTTTAAGTCTTTTTTCGATTTCTTGCCGTGGACGTTTTCACCTTCATAGAAAACATCACCTGAAGTTGCATCATACAAACGGATAATTGAACGGCCAGTAGTGGATTTTCCACATCCCGATTCGCCAACTAAGCCCAGCGTCTCTCCTCTGTAAATATCGAAACTGATGTCATCAACGGCTTTCACTTCATTCGCTTTGCCAACATTAAAATGCTGTTTTAAGTTCTTGATTTCCAATAACTTTTCTGCCATTATACCGCTCCCCCTTCGTAATATCTGCTGCCCGGGAACTTCTTCATCCGCTCGATTACTGTTTGCGGCGGTTCCACTTGCGGTGCATCCGGATGCAACAGCCAAGTCGCAGCAGAATGCGTATCGCTCACTTTAAAAAATGGCGGATTTTGCTCCATATCTATTTGCAGGGCATATTCACTGCGCAATGCAAAAGCATCTCCTTTCGGAGGAGCTATTAAATCGGGCGGAGTTCCTGGTATTGCATATAATTTAGCATCCGATGTATCCAGAGAAGGCATTGAACTAAGCAAGCCCCATGTATAAGGATGCTGAGGGTTATAGAAAATTTCATCTACAGTTCCAATTTCTACAATTTTGCCGCCGTACATAACAGCTACCCGGTCTGCAACGTTCGCTACAACTCCAAGATCATGCGTAATAAAGATAATGGATGTATCAATTTTCTTTTGCAGATCTTTCATCAATTCCAAAATCTGTGCCTGAATGGTTACGTCAAGTGCCGTTGTCGGCTCGTCAGCAATCAAAATTTGAGGATTGCAAGCAAGTGAGATGGCAATAACAATCCGTTGGCGCTGACCGCCGGAAAACTGGTGCGGATATTGTTTCATGCGAAGCTCAGGTTTTGGCATACCAACTAAACGCAATAAATCGATGGCTACTTTTTTCGCTTCTGATTTACTGATTTTTTGGTGCTTTAAAATCGGTTCTGTAATTTGCCGGCCAATTGGCATAGTTGGATTTAATGATGTCATTGGATCTTGGAAAATCATTGAGATGTCTTTTCCGCGAATCTTTTGCATTTCTTTGTCCGACAGCTTAGTCAAATCACGGCCGCCAAATAAAATTTCTCCATTTTTGAATTCAGCCGAGTTTTCCGGCAGCAGACGCATGATGGATTTGGTGGTAACCGATTTCCCGGAACCTGATTCACCAACAATCGCCAATGTCTCCCCTTTATATAAATCAAAGTTGACGCCTCGGATAGCTTTAACTTCCCCACCAAAAGTGTTAAAGGAAAGCTCAAGGTCTTTTACTTGTAGAATTTTTTCCATTTGTGACTTTCCTCCTTAATCTTTCATCTTAGGATCAAGCGCATCGCGAAGACCATCACCGATCAAGTTAAAGCAAATCATGATTAAACTTAATAAAATAGCCGGGAATGCCAAAATATGCGGCTGATATTGAAGCAGTTTGTAACCATCGTTGATCAACGTTCCAAGCGATGCATCTGGTGCTTGGAGACCTAAACCGATAAAGCTTAAGAACGCTTCAAAGAAAATAGCGGTTGGAATCGTAAACATTGTATTGATAATGATAATCCCCAGAACGTTTGGCATTAAGTGTTTCCAAATAATTCTGGAATCGCTGGCACCAAGAGTTCTTGAAGCCAATACAAACTCCTGGTTTTTGTATTTAAGGACCTGGCCACGGACTACACGTGACATCCCTGTCCAGCCGGTTATCGTTAACGCAATGATGATGGCCAAAATCCCTGGGTCCATAATCATGATAAACAAAATTACGACAACCAAGTTTGGAATTCCTGTCAAAATTTCTACTATACGCTGCATAAAGTCATCTATGCGGCCGCCGAAATAACCGGAAATTCCGCCGTAAATTACACCGATTAGCATATCAATCGCTGCTGCTACAAACGCAATGAATAGTGAAACTTGAGTTCCTTTCCATAGACGAGAAAACATGTCACGCCCTAGTCCATCAGTTCCGAACCAATAGTTGACTTCAACATTTTTCATCTCATACAAGTCAACTTCCTTCCCGCCTAAAGTCCCGACCCCATCAAAAATCCCCAGATTTTCAATGACCGGAATTTTTGGCGGCAAGTTTGCATGGGTGATAGTTTGTGCATTCGGTTCATAAGGACTAATTGCTGGCCCAACAAATGACATAATGACGATTAAGATGAACAGCACTAAGCTGAAGACCGCTCCTTTGTTCTTGCGTAATCTATACCAGGCATCTTGCCAAAAACTGACGCTTGGTTTTGAAATGCGTTCAGCTTGTTTTGTATCCACTGTGATTCGTTCGAATGAACCTTTAGGTAATTTTTCTAAGTTTTGTGTCATGAACTTTTACCTCCTGAAAGACGAATCCGTGGGTCTATAATGCCATATAGAATATCCACAATCAAAATTACGACGATTAGGAAGACAGAGAAGAAAATAGTTGTGCCCATGATAATAGCAAAATCGTTCACCATGATTGATTTAACGAATTGTTCTCCGATTCCTGGAATCGCAAAGATTTGTTCAACAACAAGAGAACCTGTTAGAATCCCCACTGTCATTGGCCCTAGTACAGTAATCAAAGGAATCAATGCATTTCGGAAAGCATGTTTGAATGCTATCTCAGATCCGCTCGCCCCTTTGGCTTTCGCTAATGTTATATAGTCTGATCCTAGAACTTCAATCATTTCTGTCCGGATAAAACGTGCCGCTGTTGCAAGAGGAAACATTGCCAAGGCAATCGATGGCAGCACGCTCGACATAAATCCGTCTTTCCATAGTGCTACCGGGAACCATTCCAATTTTAAGCCAAACCAATATTGAAGCAAGGAAGCAAAAACAAATGAAGGAATGGATATCCCGATAATCGCTACAAGTGTACTGCTATAGTCGACCCAGGTATTTTGACGCAGAGCAGCTATCATTCCTAGCAGAATACCAATAACAGTACCAATCAGCATCCCTTGGAATCCGATTTGTGCAGAAGGACCCATTCGGCTGAGTATTAAATCAGTCACTGGAGCACCTTTAAACTGGTTAATCGAAATTCCTAAATCCCCTTGCACTAGCCCGAACATATAGTTAAAGTACTGAATTGGAAGAGGATCATTCAAACCGTAAGCTTCTTCAACCACTGCCCTTTGTTCTGGAGATAATTTATCTGCGGAAGCGATAGGGGAACCCGGTAATATTTTCATTAAGAAAAATGTAAAAGTAGCAATCAGAGCTAAGGTGATTACCATATAAATTAATCGTTTGCCGATGTATCGTGCCATGTTGCACCTCCAAAAATGAATACTTCTATATAACACAAGACTTGTTTCAACTGTAAATTTTAAGGCTTGTTTTTTTCAAAAGTTAGCAGAAAATGTTCAATTTTCCGTGAATTCCCCTTCATTAGAAAAGAGAGTATATCGTCCAAATACCAGCGATATACTCTCTTTCTATTTGTTTTTCACAGTGGCCAGTGTATTAGATTATTCTTTGCCAGAAATGTAAGCCCATTTGTAACTGTAATCTCCACCGAATGGGTGAACAACAATGTCGTGAACATACGGTTTTTGAAGTGACATTACACTGCGTTGGAAGATACCAGAAATAGTAGCATCTTCTTCAATCAAGATTTTCTCTGCTTTAGCCATAGCTTCCCAACGTGCTGCAGGATCTAAAGCCAATTCGCCTTTAGCTTGTTCAATCAATTTATCGAATTCAGGATTCGAATAACTCATTTTGTTCTGAGCAGATCCTGTTACGAACAAGTCGAGGAATGTCATCGGATCTTGATAGTCAGGGCCCCAGCCAGAGTTTTGGATATCGTAGTCTTGTTTTTCATCAAGTTCTAGACGGACTGCAAATGGAACTGCTTTAAGTTCAATAGTCAACCCTTCAAGGTTTCCTTCAAGTTGAGATTTTAAGTACTCATCCATTTTCTTAGAAAGCTCAGTATCTCCACCAAGCATTTCAAGAGTCACTTCTGTAACGCCAAGCTCTTTCAAACCAGTTTCCCAGTATTTTTTAGCTTCTTCCGCATTAAACTCGTTCATTTTTCCGTTAACTTCACGGAAATCTTTTTTCTCTTCGTCAAAACTGAATTCAGTTGGTACTAAGAAGTCAGCTGGAAGTGATCCGTTAGCTAATACTACATCAACTAAATCTTGTTTGTTGTAAGCCAAAGAAATCGCTTTACGGATATTTTCGTTTGCTAATGGCGTTTTTTCTCCATTGCGTTCTTGGTTGAATTTTAAGTAGAATACAGTCGGCTCTAATTCTCTAACAGCTTCTGGATTGTCAGCATGTTGCATAGCGTACTCACCAGAAAGACCAGCGCGGTCTTTTTCGCCTGAATCATAAAGATTAAGCCCAGTACCTGCCTCTTTAACTACGTCCACGTTAACTTTATCAAGTTTAACTGTCTCTGCATCCCAGTACTCTGGATTTTTTTCCATTGACCATGTCAGGCCTGTGCCGTCCCAGTTAGTCAATACAAATGGTCCGTTGTAAAGAAGGTTGTCAGAATTGGAAGCGTAAGCTTTTCCTTTTTCAGTGACGAAAGCTTCTTTTTGTGGAAGGAATGTTCCAAAAGCCATTAATGACATAAAGTAAGGGACCGGACGCTCAAGTGTTACCACTAGAGTTTTTTCATCCTTCGCTTCTACACCAAGTTCAGCTTTGTCCATTTTACCTTCTGCAATAGCTGCAGCATTTTTGATTGTGCCAGCCATCATGTAAGGGCCGTAAGGTGATCCAGTAGCTGGATCCACAGCACGCTGCCAAGAAAATACGAAATCTTGGGCTGTAACTGGGGTACCATCTGACCAGTTAGCATCACGCAATTTAAAAGTGTAAGTTAATCCGTCTTCGCTGATTTCAGGTTCGCTTTCAGCCATAGCCGGTTCTGCAATGTTTTCTTGGTTCAAGCGGTACAAACCTTCGTTTACGTTATTCATAATGTTGAAAGCTACCGCGTCTTCAGCAAGTGCTGAATCCATTGTTGGAATTTCAGCGGTTTCCATTAAATTCAACTCTTGTACTGAATCTAAATCCCCTGATGCTTTTTCATCAGTTTTTTCTGTGTTGCCGTCTGTTTCTGATGGTTCAGTTGTAGTTTCTCCCCCGCCGCCACATGCCG is part of the Planococcus shenhongbingii genome and harbors:
- the opp3b gene encoding oligopeptide ABC transporter permease; protein product: MARYIGKRLIYMVITLALIATFTFFLMKILPGSPIASADKLSPEQRAVVEEAYGLNDPLPIQYFNYMFGLVQGDLGISINQFKGAPVTDLILSRMGPSAQIGFQGMLIGTVIGILLGMIAALRQNTWVDYSSTLVAIIGISIPSFVFASLLQYWFGLKLEWFPVALWKDGFMSSVLPSIALAMFPLATAARFIRTEMIEVLGSDYITLAKAKGASGSEIAFKHAFRNALIPLITVLGPMTVGILTGSLVVEQIFAIPGIGEQFVKSIMVNDFAIIMGTTIFFSVFLIVVILIVDILYGIIDPRIRLSGGKSS
- the opp3C gene encoding oligopeptide ABC transporter permease gives rise to the protein MTQNLEKLPKGSFERITVDTKQAERISKPSVSFWQDAWYRLRKNKGAVFSLVLFILIVIMSFVGPAISPYEPNAQTITHANLPPKIPVIENLGIFDGVGTLGGKEVDLYEMKNVEVNYWFGTDGLGRDMFSRLWKGTQVSLFIAFVAAAIDMLIGVIYGGISGYFGGRIDDFMQRIVEILTGIPNLVVVILFIMIMDPGILAIIIALTITGWTGMSRVVRGQVLKYKNQEFVLASRTLGASDSRIIWKHLMPNVLGIIIINTMFTIPTAIFFEAFLSFIGLGLQAPDASLGTLINDGYKLLQYQPHILAFPAILLSLIMICFNLIGDGLRDALDPKMKD
- a CDS encoding ABC transporter ATP-binding protein is translated as MEKILQVKDLELSFNTFGGEVKAIRGVNFDLYKGETLAIVGESGSGKSVTTKSIMRLLPENSAEFKNGEILFGGRDLTKLSDKEMQKIRGKDISMIFQDPMTSLNPTMPIGRQITEPILKHQKISKSEAKKVAIDLLRLVGMPKPELRMKQYPHQFSGGQRQRIVIAISLACNPQILIADEPTTALDVTIQAQILELMKDLQKKIDTSIIFITHDLGVVANVADRVAVMYGGKIVEIGTVDEIFYNPQHPYTWGLLSSMPSLDTSDAKLYAIPGTPPDLIAPPKGDAFALRSEYALQIDMEQNPPFFKVSDTHSAATWLLHPDAPQVEPPQTVIERMKKFPGSRYYEGGAV
- a CDS encoding peptide ABC transporter substrate-binding protein → MKNSKLFWLLGLVLVLSAFLAACGGGGETTTEPSETDGNTEKTDEKASGDLDSVQELNLMETAEIPTMDSALAEDAVAFNIMNNVNEGLYRLNQENIAEPAMAESEPEISEDGLTYTFKLRDANWSDGTPVTAQDFVFSWQRAVDPATGSPYGPYMMAGTIKNAAAIAEGKMDKAELGVEAKDEKTLVVTLERPVPYFMSLMAFGTFLPQKEAFVTEKGKAYASNSDNLLYNGPFVLTNWDGTGLTWSMEKNPEYWDAETVKLDKVNVDVVKEAGTGLNLYDSGEKDRAGLSGEYAMQHADNPEAVRELEPTVFYLKFNQERNGEKTPLANENIRKAISLAYNKQDLVDVVLANGSLPADFLVPTEFSFDEEKKDFREVNGKMNEFNAEEAKKYWETGLKELGVTEVTLEMLGGDTELSKKMDEYLKSQLEGNLEGLTIELKAVPFAVRLELDEKQDYDIQNSGWGPDYQDPMTFLDLFVTGSAQNKMSYSNPEFDKLIEQAKGELALDPAARWEAMAKAEKILIEEDATISGIFQRSVMSLQKPYVHDIVVHPFGGDYSYKWAYISGKE